From a region of the Mycosarcoma maydis chromosome 7, whole genome shotgun sequence genome:
- a CDS encoding putative ribose-5-phosphate isomerase: protein MAAPQQKWKIAFGCDEAGVDYKNALIKDFEADARVESVIDVGVPSNADKTAYPHVAVTAARKVASGEVDRALLICGTGLGVAIAANKVNGVRAVTAHDSYSVERAILSNDAQVLCMGQRVIGLELARKLAKEWLSYRFDASSASAAKVQAICSYEHAADKQ from the coding sequence ATGGCCGCACCTCAACAAAAGTGGAAGATCGCCTTTGGCTGCGACGAAGCCGGTGTCGACTACAAGAACGCACTTATCAAAGACTTTGAGGCGGATGCTCGCGTTGAATCCGTGATCGACGTCGGTGTCCCTTCCAACGCCGACAAGACTGCCTATCCCCATGTTGCCGTTACCGCTGCTCGCAAGGTCGCCAGCGGTGAGGTTGACCGTGCGCTTCTCATCTGCGGTACCGGTCTAGGTGTCGCCATTGCCGCCAATAAGGTGAACGGCGTCCGTGCCGTTACCGCACACGACTCGTACTCGGTCGAACGCGCGATCCTTTCCAATGACGCGCAAGTACTCTGCATGGGTCAGCGCGTCAtcggtctcgagctcgccagaAAGCTCGCAAAGGAGTGGCTCTCTTACCGCTTCGAcgcctcgagcgcctccGCTGCAAAGGTACAGGCCATCTGCTCGTACGAGCACGCCGCTGACAAGCAGTAG
- a CDS encoding uncharacterized protein (related to triose-phosphate isomerase) — MSSSSPSSASASSRRPLVGVSFKMYFDIPKTKAYVDETISLLSSTLPSLGQPIDVFVIPDFITLTSVAAQICSSSSTLLLGAQDVHSHDFGAFTGEVSPNVLSQVGVKLVEIGHAERRRYFGETDQDVANKAAAIAKNGMVPLICIGEVSRPKNLDQLSIQDVDLVVNECWRQIQPALDAIESHVDVVLAYEPVWAIGQPQPASPDYVVKITKALRKRYNKEYVDSHKARSDASLRILYGGSAGPGLFANIRDGVDGLFLGRFAHQPQAFIDTIKEIAGTN; from the coding sequence atgtcgtcgtcgtcgccatcctccgcctcggcctcgagcCGACGTCCGCTTGTTGGCGTCTCGTTCAAAATGTACTTTGACATCCCCAAGACCAAGGCATACGTGGATGAGACCATTTCGCTCCTCTCATCCACCCTTCCTTCGCTCGGCCAACCCATCGACGTATTTGTGATTCCAGACTTTATCACGCTCACCTCGGTCGCAGCGCagatctgctcgtcttcctctACGCTGTTGTTGGGAGCGCAAGATGTACACTctcacgactttggcgCGTTCACTGGCGAAGTGTCGCCAAATGTGCTCTCGCAGGTGGGCGTCAAGTTGGTTGAAATCGGTCACGCCGAACGACGAAGATACTTTGGCGAAACCGACCAAGACGTTGCCAACAAGGCCGCCGCAATCGCCAAGAACGGCATGGTGCCGctcatctgcatcggcgaAGTGTCGAGGCCCAAGAACCTCGATCAGCTGTCCATCCAGGACGTTGACCTGGTCGTCAACGAGTGCTGGCGACAGATTCAGCCCGCCTTGGACGCCATCGAGAGCCATGTCGACGTCGTACTCGCCTACGAACCCGTTTGGGCCATCGGCCAGCCGCAACCCGCTTCGCCCGATTACGTCGTCAAAATCACAAAGGCGCTCAGGAAGAGATATAACAAGGAGTACGTCGATTCGCACAAAGCCAGGTCAGACGCTTCCTTGCGCATCCTCTACGGCGGAAGTGCCGGTCCAGGTCTGTTTGCCAACATTCGCGACGGTGTCGATGGCTTGTTCTTGGGTAGGTTCGCTCATCAACCCCAGGCTTTTATCGATACCATCAAGGAAATCGCCGGTACAAACTAG